CGTCCAGCACCATCACGGGCGGGTCCGCCACCGCGGCCCGGGCAATGGCCAGCAGCTGCCGCTGCCCCTGCGAAAGGTTCGCCCCGTTGCCGGTCAGCGGCGTGTCGTAGCCCTGGGGCAGCCGGGTGATGAAGTCGTGCGCGCCCGCCAGCTTTGCGGCGGCGATGCACTCCTCGTCGCAGGCCTCCAGCTGCCCGTAGCGGATGTTCTCCATCACGGTGCCGGTGAACAGGTTCGTGTCCTGCAGCACCACGCCCAGGCTGCGGCGCAGGTCGGCTTTTTTGATCTTGCGGATGTTGATGCCGTCGTACCGGATCTTGCCGTCCGCAATGTCGTAAAAGCGGTTGATCAGGTTGGTAATGGTGGTCTTGCCCGCGCCCGTGGCCCCCACAAAGGCCACCTTCTGGCCCGGCTGCGCATACAGGCTCACGTCGTGCAGCACGGTCTTGTGCGGCTCGTAGCCAAAGTCCACGTCAAAAAAGCGCACGTCGCCCTCCAGGCGGGCGTAGGTCACGGTGCCGTCGCCGTGGGGGTGCTTCCAGGCCCACACGCCGGTGCGCTCGGGGCATTCCACCAGCTCGCCGTTCACCTCTTTGGCGTTCACCAGGGTCACATAGCCCTCGTCGGCCTCGGGCGCCTCGTCGATCAGGTCAAAAATCCGCTTTGTGCCCGCCAGGCCCATCACCACGGCGTTCACCTGGTTCGATACCTGGCCGATGTTGCCGCAGAACTGCTTGGTCATATTCAAAAAGGGCACCACAATGCTGATGCTGAACGCAAGGCCCGAAACGCTCAGGTTCGGCGCGCCGGTCACCAGCAGCACGCCGCCGGCCAGCGCCACCACCACATACAGCACATTGCCGATGTTCATCAAAATGGGCATCAGCATGTTGGCGTAGCGGTTGGCTTTTTCCGCATCGGCGAACAGCGCGTCGTTCACAGCGTCAAAATCAGCCTCGGCCCGGCGCTCGTGGCAGAAGACCTTCACCACCTTCTGGCCGTTCATCATCTCCTCCACAAAGCCCTCGGTGCGGGCCAGCGCCTGCTGCTGGCGCACAAAATATTTGGCCGATGCGCCGCCCACCTTTTTGGTCACGGCTACCATAAACACAACGCCCGCCAGCACCACCAGGGCCAGCCACAGGCTGTAATAGACCATGATGCCGAACACGGTGAGCACCGTCACCGCCGAGATCATCAGCTGGGGAAAACTCTGCGAAATCATCTGCCTCAGGGTGTCGATGTCGTTGGTGTAGTAGCTCATCACGTCGCCGTGGTTGTGGGTGTCGAAATACTTCACGGGCAGGTCCTGCATGCCGTCGAACATCTTTTCCCGCAGCTTTTCAAGCGAGCCCTGTGTGATAACGGCCATGAGCTGGGTGTAGGCAAAGCCCGCGGCCAGGCTGATCGCGTAAAAAACGCCCAGCAGGCCCACCAGGCCCAGAATATGGCTCCCAACCCCGGCCCAGTCGCCGGTCTGCCAGCTTTGCTCCACGGCGGCAATCACATTCTGCATAAAAATCGAGGGCACCGAGCTCACCACCGCGTTCAGCAGGATGCACACGATCACCACCGGCATCAGCGCCGGGTAAAAGCCGAACAGGGTCCTGATCAGCCGCCCCAGCACGCCCTTCGGCGCGCGGCGGCCGGTTTTTTTACTGCTCATCCTTGTCACCTGCCTTGTTCTGCGAGGTATACACCTCTTGATAGATATCGCTGGTGCGCATCAGCTCCTCGTGGGTGCCCACCACGTCGATGGTGCCGCCCTTCATTACTACAATGCGGTCTGCGTCCTGCACCGAGGCGGTGCGCTGCGCGATAATGATCTTTGTGGTTTCGGGGATATACTCTCTCAGCGCCTTGCGGATCAGCGCGTCGGTGCGGGTATCCACTGCGCTGGTCGAGTCGTCCAGGATCAGGATCCTGGGTTTTTTCAGCAGCGCCCGGGCAATGCACAGCCGCTGCTTCTGCCCGCCCGACACATTCGCCCCGCCCTGCTCAATGTAAGTATCGTAGCCGTCCGGGAACTGGCGGATGAATTCGTCCGCCTGGGCAAGGCGGCAGGCCTCCTCCAGCTCGGCGTCGGTGGCGTTCTGGTTGCCCCAGCGCAGATTTTCCTTGATGGTGCCCGAAAACAGCACGTTTTTTTGCAGCACCACGGCCACCGCGTCCCGCAAGGTTTCCAGATCGTACCGGCGCACGTCCACGCCGCCCACCCGCACGGTGCCCTCGGTGGCGTCGTAAAGCCGTGAGATCAGCTGGATCAGGGTCGATTTCGACGACCCTGTGCCGCCGATGATCCCGATGGTTTCGCCCGGGCGCACATGCAGGTCAATGTGTTCCAGCGCCATGCGCTCCGCGCCCTTGGCGTACTGAAAGGCCACCCCGTCAAAATCAATCGAGCCGTCCTTCACCTGCATCACCGGCTGGTCGGGGTTGCGGATGGCGCTCTCCTCCCGCAATACCTCCACAATGCGCTGCGCCGATTCGCTGGCCATGGTAATCATCACAAACACCATCGACAGCATCATCAGGCTGTTCAGGATCTGGAAGCTGTAGGTCAAAAGCGACGACATCTGCCCCACATCCAGCGCGAGGCCCCGGCTGGTGATAATGGTGTAGGACCCGAACGACAGCACGAACACCATGGCCGCGTACAGGCAGAACTGCATCAGGGGGTTGTTGATGGCCAGA
This window of the Oscillospiraceae bacterium genome carries:
- a CDS encoding ABC transporter, coding for MSSKKTGRRAPKGVLGRLIRTLFGFYPALMPVVIVCILLNAVVSSVPSIFMQNVIAAVEQSWQTGDWAGVGSHILGLVGLLGVFYAISLAAGFAYTQLMAVITQGSLEKLREKMFDGMQDLPVKYFDTHNHGDVMSYYTNDIDTLRQMISQSFPQLMISAVTVLTVFGIMVYYSLWLALVVLAGVVFMVAVTKKVGGASAKYFVRQQQALARTEGFVEEMMNGQKVVKVFCHERRAEADFDAVNDALFADAEKANRYANMLMPILMNIGNVLYVVVALAGGVLLVTGAPNLSVSGLAFSISIVVPFLNMTKQFCGNIGQVSNQVNAVVMGLAGTKRIFDLIDEAPEADEGYVTLVNAKEVNGELVECPERTGVWAWKHPHGDGTVTYARLEGDVRFFDVDFGYEPHKTVLHDVSLYAQPGQKVAFVGATGAGKTTITNLINRFYDIADGKIRYDGINIRKIKKADLRRSLGVVLQDTNLFTGTVMENIRYGQLEACDEECIAAAKLAGAHDFITRLPQGYDTPLTGNGANLSQGQRQLLAIARAAVADPPVMVLDEATSSIDTRTEAIVQQGMDALMTGRTVFVIAHRLSTVKNSDAIMVLDHGRIIERGTHEALIAQKGTYYQLYTGALELD
- a CDS encoding ABC transporter; protein product: MLKELAKSIREYKKPSLAAPVLVSGEVVMECIIPFVTANLVNQIKAGCTVNVILGYGLVLVVMAGLSLLFGALAGSACATASCGFARNLRRDMFYKIQGYSFENIDKFSTSSLVTRLTTDVTNVQNAYMMIVRTAIRCPLMLVFSFIMAYVMGGRMAFVFLFTIPVLGIGLAVIVRRTMPLFRRVFRKYDALNSSVQENIKGIRVVKSYVREEHEKKKFGAAAQDVCDDFTRAERILAINNPLMQFCLYAAMVFVLSFGSYTIITSRGLALDVGQMSSLLTYSFQILNSLMMLSMVFVMITMASESAQRIVEVLREESAIRNPDQPVMQVKDGSIDFDGVAFQYAKGAERMALEHIDLHVRPGETIGIIGGTGSSKSTLIQLISRLYDATEGTVRVGGVDVRRYDLETLRDAVAVVLQKNVLFSGTIKENLRWGNQNATDAELEEACRLAQADEFIRQFPDGYDTYIEQGGANVSGGQKQRLCIARALLKKPRILILDDSTSAVDTRTDALIRKALREYIPETTKIIIAQRTASVQDADRIVVMKGGTIDVVGTHEELMRTSDIYQEVYTSQNKAGDKDEQ